In Vibrio coralliilyticus, the following are encoded in one genomic region:
- a CDS encoding tandem large repeat, whose translation MQRHIGIMLRYPYITKLFLTIITILSLSSCGGGGGGGDSSPQSRDTGTVSGIVFDAPVSQAVVTAYEYQDGKVGRKLGSATTTAYGEYSIEVDAASMPLYIEAKGGAYKDPLTDEVIETSEGKPIRIVSVINYGEGNDQDVMLTPLTYMVAGLAEYKIKQGEEASRAVDDALNTINAMYGFNVNSVKPIDITKEGISGSASDGHLYGALLTAYSSYAYDLIGESGNAGNVYSSLNLSDIGYRDIVADGLLNGSELIGSFDEDIYFGEEKVTPDTYTNQMAEHTLVVVSDPDLNVSNTPVEDYLVMAEHLNALGTNGSTDGAIPAREETVIDEEPPVAIRDGDGVLKGTESIDITLTDTIGIQSAEVTLKHKFDSGEQWTDVICSAEPAEGDICWLDTSEFVEGPRETSLKVYVDTEQLDPESVEASPEAYLLIHATDVLGNGDGPQAGSQIPFEWDNIAPIIEITSAETINSEAESYVLQGLVKEDPNLLKDGNVLVSLSNGKAEPYSCEEVFGDEIWCKFETVGYLTDSFGEQANFEITAEDIHGNVGTHNFTLYNDNTPPTLYLEYPNVLFDFENEQGVVYEREYSDITYNSDSVETATEYLKVLYDYASKGLAITMGEIDDDLEFTDFIAQDLVDQSVPYVAVTITDQNGSETYGSSAENLTLRVKYYSKKEGEDEYHQHITTEQVASKAEPGENKGIPFKKLEHEADGTVPQMTYYVPYVKEVLGVIYGNKTPQDRQKLVISTLDASGNESEPQEVYYRTSFDMPEVTIVTPFIDASVRLEGLSDLGAFNYIDSCDTVQVDGQKDVASCTIAYDSSGYEFFRVYLSDKGGETHYYQWSNNTFTKVTIPDTGDIGAYFSAVDENTVYITEFSSYHTGLFDSQWDKLDGADKTAGTARKILADVNSALDSQPNSMLGFDPVTTKYATNKMLEDPLPEPLSDEYIYRFLLESLTNMAESQSANSLNYALAFYQDLSHDGKANGEGSSGSIKIGNYELSSATYREELAQGYYDVAHGMHNVDSMEALEQANHFATANPTFSGEDIFDDEGGSIDQEAPSVNVTPNLIQQEGAYTEAGGTDYNIAGKVHSKVTIEDIATVNERKTELSAHWVNDSKKKTLTDIEFILNNDESTEYKKVYDFTIDSLASDFSEAERFEIVAKVEDGFGNFEGPYVASTYYVDNEPPAGSITAVAPEHPTEADNVIVTLQFEEPVKAVTATFDGIDIDFGESQDFKELWTGTTSQVISLNPNENSKQLVVSNYHDELNNVGAEFSEDIIVTPVITIDNVTEDNIVSEGEDDVTNITFSGTTTGFLKDSELSVKVVSDKRPNIDKFEFTGVKVNQDGTWSIPNQDMSNWEESDFIIEVRGRNSGESEEVVEEKNSEYIDSIKPEVLDSQISMSGTTGTIMSAHSEEEVLIDGEVATVTLTFSERVSQPEAVLNGQVITFSQLDDVAKIWVGTSPELILPDNSSTSKLVVTNYQDTASSPNLGDSFEKPVDVKPVITIPNIDDLSTSEADAFVISGSSKGFEDGAELSVAVSSDNPLNDELDLTATVSEGAWATLPQNLSSWESGTLNITVNGMNDHSHAADEASQDVELQDDIVPEVSTIIVNSGDPIIDNQTAFVSVTFSERVENVVANVDGVNVNFVSRDGAKTVWEGATSDVVTVNANEMFKTVTVTQYQDAQGNSGQEDSTEAPVKPVIEITERGGPIDEQESRQLVIEGTARGFQANDEVTVVARLSGSAQEHHFEETVVVAQNGAWSTSPQNIRDWPSGDINLTVVGLNNNGVAADTATDTITYTDTTLPQLVGEIAFEPVVPEDGKKVTITANFSELVTNVTATVGGVDVVFTGNEPAQQWVGQTEEAVTLSSNDDTITAVVNTGYKDISDNIAVSDKETSTVVKPIILISDIDDLTTTEAQDFVVSGSARGFENGAELDVVVSSNSPLGETFSDTVTVTEGAWATTSEDISSWESGILTITVDGSNEGGQAALQASQDVGLEDDIVPEVSTISVNSGDPIIDNQTAFVSVTFSERVENVVANVDGVNVNFVSRDGAKTVWEGTTSDVVTVNANEMLKTVTVTQYQDAQGNSGQEGSTEAPVKPVIEITERGGPIDEQESRQLVIAGTARGFQANDEVTVVARLNGSAQEYHFEETVVVAQNGAWSTSPQNIRDWPSGDINLTVVGLNNNGVAADTATDTITYTDATLPQVVGEIAFEPAVPEDGKKVTITANFSELVTNVTATVGGVDVVFTGNEPAQQWVGQTDEAITLSSNEDTIIAVVNAGYQDLSGNEAGSDKETSTVVKPVILMQGIPDLSTNEAQDFVVSGSARGFENGAELAVVVSSNSPLGETFSDTVTVAEGVWATTSEDISSWESGILTITVDGSNEGGQAALQASQDVGLEDDIVPEVSTISVNSGDPIIDNQTAFVSVTFSERVENVVANVDGVNVNFVSRDGAKTVWEGTTSDVVTVNANEMLKTVTVTQYQDAQGNSGQEDSTEAPVKPVIEITERGGPIEEQESRQLVIEGTARGFQANDEVTVVARLSGSAQEHRFEETVVVAQNGAWSTLPQNIRDWPSGDINLTVVGLNNNGVAADTATDTITYTDATLPQVVGEIAFEPVVPEDGKKVTITANFSELVTNVTATVGGVDVVFTGNEPAQQWVGQTDEAITLSSNDDTIIAVVNAGYQDLSGNEAGSDKETATGVKPVLSLDTVEGNNEIDSEEAKHVVIQGTGIGFAGDTKMITVTVTSQEEPSFIWQETVSISEAGVWATNSGGQDISDWPMGLITVEVTGTNQQGIAAELVTNSSVSIVDTLPPTVTEVESLTPSVPEEGSIVSLTVNFDEPVKGLSGSFAGVPMTFTKVTMGDDISEQWAGQTSSEINLTPGSATEEFVLNTFEDASGNTVGQVYKEPFFVKPLIEIEPVTGDSVIDAGEAGEFYITGQSKGIEHNGTLTVKVKRNFSTKLDEVVTVTSDGSWSTGKIDATNWNSGEFEVQVSGNNSGNVSADQATQTITVQ comes from the coding sequence TTGCAACGTCACATCGGCATCATGTTGAGATACCCATATATAACTAAACTTTTTCTCACCATCATAACCATTTTATCACTGAGTTCTTGTGGAGGTGGTGGAGGTGGTGGTGATTCGTCACCACAGTCCAGAGATACAGGTACGGTTTCCGGGATAGTGTTTGATGCACCCGTCTCTCAAGCTGTTGTTACCGCCTACGAATATCAAGATGGTAAAGTCGGTCGTAAGTTAGGCTCTGCCACTACGACAGCATACGGTGAATATTCGATTGAAGTCGATGCGGCTTCAATGCCTTTGTATATAGAGGCGAAAGGGGGCGCTTACAAAGACCCTCTGACGGACGAGGTGATAGAAACCAGTGAAGGTAAACCGATTCGGATAGTTAGTGTTATTAACTATGGTGAAGGGAATGATCAAGATGTGATGCTCACTCCATTGACTTATATGGTGGCTGGCCTTGCAGAATATAAGATCAAACAAGGTGAAGAAGCTTCAAGGGCTGTAGATGATGCACTCAATACGATCAATGCTATGTATGGGTTCAATGTCAATTCCGTGAAGCCTATTGATATTACCAAAGAGGGAATCAGTGGCTCTGCGAGCGATGGACACCTGTATGGTGCATTGTTGACCGCTTATTCTTCCTATGCCTATGACTTAATTGGTGAAAGTGGTAATGCGGGTAACGTTTATAGTTCGTTGAACCTGTCTGATATTGGTTATCGAGACATTGTTGCTGATGGGCTTCTTAACGGTTCGGAGCTTATTGGGTCGTTTGATGAAGATATTTATTTTGGTGAAGAAAAAGTGACACCTGATACTTATACCAATCAAATGGCAGAACATACCTTAGTGGTTGTCAGTGATCCTGACCTGAACGTTTCCAATACTCCGGTTGAAGATTATCTGGTGATGGCTGAGCACCTAAACGCATTAGGTACCAATGGTTCAACCGACGGTGCGATTCCTGCGCGTGAAGAAACGGTCATTGATGAGGAGCCTCCGGTTGCGATACGAGACGGGGATGGCGTGCTTAAAGGCACAGAGTCCATTGATATCACTCTGACTGATACGATTGGTATCCAGTCGGCGGAAGTGACATTAAAGCACAAGTTTGATAGCGGTGAGCAATGGACTGATGTGATATGTTCTGCTGAACCAGCTGAAGGGGATATCTGTTGGCTTGATACAAGTGAGTTTGTTGAAGGGCCAAGAGAAACAAGTTTAAAAGTTTACGTAGACACAGAACAACTGGACCCAGAGAGTGTTGAGGCCTCACCAGAAGCGTATTTGTTGATTCATGCTACTGATGTTCTCGGCAATGGAGATGGACCCCAAGCAGGGTCTCAAATTCCATTTGAGTGGGACAATATCGCGCCTATCATTGAAATCACTTCGGCTGAAACTATCAATAGTGAAGCTGAAAGCTATGTTCTTCAAGGTTTGGTCAAAGAAGACCCCAATTTATTAAAAGATGGAAATGTACTTGTTTCTTTGTCTAATGGCAAAGCAGAGCCTTATAGCTGTGAGGAAGTTTTTGGGGATGAAATTTGGTGTAAGTTTGAGACTGTTGGTTATTTAACGGATAGTTTTGGAGAACAAGCAAATTTTGAAATTACAGCCGAAGACATTCACGGTAACGTTGGTACTCATAACTTTACATTATATAACGATAACACCCCACCAACGTTATATTTGGAATACCCAAACGTACTCTTTGACTTTGAAAATGAGCAAGGGGTTGTTTATGAACGTGAGTATTCTGACATTACATACAATAGTGACTCAGTAGAAACTGCTACAGAGTATCTTAAAGTGCTGTACGATTATGCTTCAAAGGGCTTAGCTATCACTATGGGAGAAATTGATGATGATCTGGAGTTTACAGATTTCATCGCACAAGATCTCGTAGATCAATCGGTTCCATATGTAGCAGTGACCATCACTGACCAAAATGGTTCAGAAACCTATGGCTCCTCAGCAGAGAACCTCACTTTGAGAGTTAAATATTACTCCAAAAAAGAAGGTGAGGATGAATACCATCAGCACATCACAACAGAGCAAGTAGCTAGTAAAGCTGAACCAGGTGAAAACAAAGGGATCCCTTTTAAAAAGTTAGAGCATGAAGCAGACGGTACAGTGCCTCAAATGACGTATTATGTCCCCTATGTTAAAGAGGTTCTTGGGGTCATTTATGGAAATAAAACACCTCAGGATAGACAAAAATTGGTTATTTCGACTTTAGATGCGTCTGGCAATGAAAGTGAACCACAAGAAGTCTATTACCGAACTTCATTTGATATGCCTGAAGTGACGATTGTTACTCCCTTTATTGATGCTTCAGTGAGGTTAGAAGGTTTGAGTGATCTTGGAGCCTTTAACTACATAGACTCATGCGACACTGTGCAAGTGGATGGTCAAAAGGATGTTGCCAGCTGTACTATTGCTTATGATTCGTCAGGGTATGAGTTCTTTAGAGTGTACTTAAGTGATAAGGGGGGAGAAACACATTATTATCAATGGAGCAATAATACGTTTACGAAAGTTACTATTCCCGATACTGGGGATATTGGAGCGTATTTTTCTGCAGTAGATGAGAATACCGTCTATATAACTGAATTCTCTAGCTACCACACAGGTTTATTTGATAGCCAGTGGGATAAGTTAGATGGAGCGGATAAAACCGCAGGCACCGCCCGAAAAATTTTAGCTGATGTTAATTCTGCTCTAGATTCGCAACCAAACTCTATGCTTGGGTTTGATCCTGTTACGACGAAATATGCGACCAACAAAATGTTAGAGGATCCTTTGCCTGAACCTCTTTCAGATGAGTATATCTACCGTTTCTTACTCGAAAGCTTAACCAATATGGCGGAGAGCCAGTCGGCTAATTCGTTGAATTACGCCTTAGCCTTCTATCAAGACTTATCGCATGATGGTAAGGCAAATGGAGAAGGCAGCAGCGGCAGCATAAAGATTGGCAATTATGAGCTGTCTTCAGCCACGTACCGTGAAGAGCTTGCTCAAGGTTACTATGATGTGGCACATGGAATGCACAATGTAGATTCTATGGAGGCACTTGAGCAAGCCAACCATTTTGCGACAGCGAACCCAACATTTTCTGGTGAGGATATCTTTGATGATGAAGGTGGCAGCATTGATCAGGAAGCACCGTCGGTCAATGTGACGCCGAACCTAATACAACAGGAGGGAGCTTATACCGAAGCGGGAGGAACCGATTATAACATCGCAGGTAAAGTCCACTCGAAGGTAACGATCGAAGATATCGCCACAGTTAATGAGCGGAAGACAGAATTGTCAGCCCACTGGGTGAATGACTCAAAAAAAAAGACGTTGACCGATATAGAATTTATTCTCAATAACGATGAATCAACGGAGTATAAAAAAGTCTACGATTTCACGATTGATTCTCTAGCCTCTGATTTCTCGGAAGCCGAACGATTTGAAATTGTCGCTAAGGTGGAAGATGGATTCGGCAATTTTGAAGGCCCTTATGTGGCATCAACTTATTATGTAGATAACGAACCACCTGCGGGCAGTATTACTGCAGTGGCTCCTGAGCATCCAACTGAAGCTGATAATGTAATTGTAACACTACAGTTCGAAGAACCAGTGAAAGCAGTCACTGCAACATTTGACGGCATCGATATTGATTTTGGTGAATCTCAAGACTTCAAAGAGCTCTGGACTGGGACAACATCGCAAGTGATTTCACTTAATCCTAATGAGAATTCGAAACAGTTAGTGGTGAGTAACTATCACGATGAACTCAATAATGTTGGTGCGGAGTTCTCTGAGGACATCATTGTTACGCCGGTCATCACAATCGATAACGTAACAGAGGATAACATCGTTAGTGAGGGTGAAGATGACGTTACAAATATAACCTTTAGCGGGACAACAACAGGCTTTTTAAAAGATAGTGAACTTTCCGTCAAAGTGGTTTCAGACAAGCGCCCGAATATCGATAAATTTGAATTCACCGGGGTCAAGGTAAACCAAGATGGTACTTGGTCAATACCGAATCAAGATATGTCCAATTGGGAAGAGTCGGACTTCATAATTGAAGTGAGAGGCCGAAATAGTGGCGAGTCTGAGGAGGTGGTTGAAGAAAAGAATTCCGAATACATTGACAGTATCAAACCGGAAGTCCTAGATTCTCAAATTTCCATGTCTGGAACCACAGGCACTATTATGTCTGCCCACTCGGAAGAGGAAGTTTTGATTGATGGTGAAGTAGCGACCGTCACTCTGACCTTCAGTGAGCGAGTGAGCCAACCAGAAGCAGTTCTGAACGGACAAGTGATTACCTTTAGCCAGCTTGATGACGTTGCCAAAATCTGGGTGGGGACGAGCCCAGAGCTTATCCTTCCGGATAATTCATCCACATCAAAGCTAGTTGTAACAAATTACCAAGACACAGCAAGTTCACCGAACTTAGGAGACAGTTTTGAGAAACCGGTTGATGTTAAGCCCGTCATTACCATACCGAATATTGATGATTTATCGACCAGTGAGGCTGATGCCTTTGTTATATCGGGGAGTTCAAAAGGCTTTGAAGATGGCGCAGAGTTGAGCGTAGCCGTTTCGAGTGATAATCCACTTAATGATGAATTAGATCTGACCGCAACAGTGAGTGAGGGGGCTTGGGCAACCTTACCGCAAAACCTCTCATCATGGGAAAGCGGCACCTTGAACATCACGGTTAATGGTATGAATGACCACTCTCACGCCGCTGACGAAGCAAGTCAAGATGTTGAGTTGCAGGATGATATTGTGCCTGAGGTGAGTACTATCATCGTGAACTCAGGAGATCCTATCATCGATAACCAAACGGCCTTCGTCAGTGTGACTTTCAGCGAGCGCGTGGAGAATGTTGTTGCAAACGTTGACGGTGTGAACGTGAATTTTGTCTCTCGAGACGGGGCGAAGACGGTATGGGAAGGGGCCACGTCGGATGTGGTGACAGTGAACGCCAATGAAATGTTCAAAACCGTGACCGTAACGCAATATCAGGATGCGCAAGGCAATAGCGGGCAGGAAGACTCAACAGAAGCTCCCGTGAAACCCGTGATTGAGATTACGGAGCGAGGTGGGCCCATCGATGAGCAAGAATCCCGTCAGCTAGTGATTGAGGGCACGGCGCGAGGCTTTCAAGCGAATGATGAAGTGACGGTTGTAGCTCGACTAAGCGGGAGCGCCCAGGAGCACCATTTTGAAGAGACGGTCGTAGTAGCACAAAATGGTGCTTGGAGTACTTCACCGCAGAATATACGTGATTGGCCAAGTGGTGATATTAATCTCACGGTTGTTGGTCTGAACAATAATGGTGTGGCAGCGGATACCGCGACAGATACCATTACTTACACCGATACCACACTACCTCAATTGGTCGGTGAGATTGCCTTTGAACCAGTGGTGCCAGAGGATGGTAAGAAGGTCACGATTACAGCGAACTTTAGTGAACTTGTAACGAACGTGACGGCGACCGTGGGCGGTGTGGATGTGGTCTTCACCGGTAACGAACCCGCCCAGCAGTGGGTAGGACAAACGGAAGAGGCTGTTACCCTATCGTCCAATGACGACACGATTACCGCGGTGGTGAATACTGGCTATAAAGATATCTCGGATAATATCGCTGTTAGTGATAAAGAGACATCGACAGTGGTGAAACCCATCATCCTTATCTCAGACATCGATGACTTAACGACCACTGAGGCACAGGACTTTGTGGTATCTGGCTCGGCACGAGGGTTTGAGAATGGCGCTGAATTAGACGTAGTGGTTTCAAGCAACAGCCCGCTTGGTGAGACATTCAGTGATACTGTGACAGTGACCGAAGGTGCTTGGGCAACGACATCAGAGGACATCTCATCATGGGAAAGTGGCATTTTGACTATCACGGTCGATGGCTCGAATGAAGGTGGCCAGGCGGCGTTGCAAGCGTCTCAGGATGTGGGTCTGGAAGATGATATTGTGCCTGAGGTGAGTACTATCAGTGTGAACTCAGGAGATCCTATCATCGATAACCAAACGGCCTTCGTCAGTGTGACTTTCAGCGAGCGTGTGGAGAATGTTGTTGCAAACGTTGACGGTGTGAACGTGAATTTTGTCTCTCGAGATGGGGCGAAGACGGTATGGGAAGGGACCACGTCGGATGTGGTGACAGTGAACGCCAATGAAATGCTCAAAACCGTGACCGTAACGCAATATCAGGATGCGCAAGGCAATAGCGGGCAGGAAGGCTCAACGGAAGCTCCCGTGAAACCCGTGATTGAGATTACGGAGCGAGGTGGGCCCATCGATGAGCAAGAATCCCGTCAACTAGTGATTGCGGGCACGGCGCGAGGCTTTCAAGCGAATGATGAAGTGACGGTTGTGGCTCGGCTGAACGGGAGCGCCCAGGAGTACCACTTTGAAGAGACGGTCGTAGTAGCACAAAATGGTGCTTGGAGTACTTCACCGCAGAATATCCGTGATTGGCCAAGTGGTGATATTAATCTCACGGTTGTTGGTCTGAACAATAATGGTGTGGCGGCGGATACCGCGACCGATACCATTACTTACACCGATGCCACACTACCTCAAGTGGTCGGAGAGATTGCCTTTGAACCAGCGGTGCCAGAGGATGGTAAGAAGGTCACGATTACAGCGAACTTTAGTGAACTTGTAACGAATGTGACGGCGACCGTGGGCGGTGTAGATGTGGTCTTCACCGGTAACGAACCCGCCCAGCAGTGGGTAGGACAAACGGACGAAGCCATTACCCTGTCGTCCAATGAAGACACTATTATCGCGGTGGTAAATGCGGGCTATCAAGACCTCTCGGGTAATGAAGCGGGCAGTGATAAAGAGACATCGACAGTGGTGAAACCTGTCATCCTCATGCAGGGTATTCCAGACTTGTCGACCAACGAAGCACAGGACTTTGTGGTATCTGGCTCGGCACGAGGGTTTGAGAATGGCGCAGAATTAGCCGTAGTGGTTTCAAGCAACAGCCCGCTTGGTGAGACATTCAGTGATACTGTGACAGTGGCCGAAGGTGTTTGGGCAACGACATCAGAGGACATCTCATCATGGGAAAGTGGCATTTTGACTATCACGGTCGATGGCTCGAATGAAGGTGGCCAGGCGGCGTTGCAAGCGTCTCAGGATGTGGGTCTGGAAGATGATATTGTGCCTGAGGTGAGTACTATCAGTGTGAACTCAGGAGATCCTATCATCGATAACCAAACGGCCTTCGTCAGTGTGACTTTCAGCGAGCGTGTGGAGAATGTTGTTGCAAACGTTGACGGTGTGAACGTGAATTTTGTCTCTCGAGATGGGGCGAAGACGGTATGGGAAGGGACCACGTCGGATGTGGTGACAGTGAACGCCAATGAAATGCTCAAAACCGTGACCGTAACGCAATATCAGGATGCGCAAGGCAATAGCGGGCAGGAGGACTCAACTGAAGCCCCTGTGAAACCCGTGATTGAGATTACGGAGCGAGGTGGGCCCATCGAGGAGCAAGAATCTCGTCAGCTAGTGATTGAGGGCACAGCGCGAGGCTTTCAAGCGAATGATGAAGTGACGGTTGTGGCTCGACTAAGCGGGAGCGCCCAGGAGCACCGTTTTGAAGAGACGGTCGTAGTAGCACAAAATGGTGCTTGGAGTACTTTACCGCAGAATATTCGTGATTGGCCAAGTGGTGATATTAATCTCACGGTTGTTGGTCTGAACAATAATGGTGTGGCGGCGGATACCGCGACCGATACCATTACTTACACCGATGCCACACTACCTCAAGTGGTCGGTGAGATTGCCTTTGAACCAGTGGTGCCAGAGGATGGTAAGAAGGTCACGATTACAGCGAACTTTAGTGAACTTGTAACGAATGTGACGGCGACCGTGGGCGGTGTAGATGTGGTCTTCACCGGTAATGAACCCGCCCAGCAGTGGGTAGGACAAACGGACGAAGCCATTACCCTGTCGTCCAATGACGACACGATTATCGCGGTGGTGAATGCGGGCTATCAAGACCTCTCGGGTAATGAAGCGGGCAGTGATAAAGAGACAGCAACTGGGGTGAAACCAGTACTGTCTCTAGATACCGTGGAAGGTAACAATGAGATTGACTCTGAAGAGGCCAAGCATGTGGTGATCCAGGGTACGGGCATTGGTTTCGCGGGTGATACGAAAATGATTACCGTTACAGTGACCTCGCAAGAAGAGCCATCTTTTATTTGGCAAGAAACAGTGTCTATTTCCGAAGCTGGAGTTTGGGCCACGAACAGTGGTGGTCAGGATATCTCTGATTGGCCAATGGGGCTTATCACTGTTGAAGTCACTGGTACAAACCAGCAAGGGATTGCCGCAGAGCTCGTGACTAATAGTTCGGTATCCATTGTAGATACTTTACCTCCAACGGTAACGGAAGTGGAGTCTCTCACGCCATCTGTGCCAGAAGAGGGTAGCATAGTGAGCTTAACGGTTAACTTCGATGAGCCTGTAAAAGGGCTCTCCGGGAGCTTTGCTGGAGTACCTATGACCTTTACTAAAGTCACTATGGGTGATGATATCTCCGAGCAGTGGGCAGGCCAAACAAGCAGTGAGATTAATTTAACGCCCGGCAGTGCGACGGAAGAGTTTGTATTAAACACTTTTGAGGATGCTTCAGGCAATACTGTAGGGCAAGTGTATAAAGAACCGTTTTTTGTTAAACCACTGATTGAAATCGAGCCAGTAACAGGTGATAGCGTTATCGATGCAGGTGAAGCTGGCGAGTTTTACATAACGGGTCAATCCAAAGGTATCGAACACAATGGCACGCTAACCGTGAAAGTTAAGCGGAACTTTAGTACCAAGCTTGATGAAGTTGTTACAGTAACATCGGATGGCTCTTGGTCTACTGGCAAAATAGATGCGACGAACTGGAACTCCGGAGAATTTGAAGTGCAGGTTTCAGGTAATAACAGTGGAAATGTGAGCGCAGACCAAGCGACTCAAACAATTACCGTTCAATAA
- a CDS encoding DUF3103 domain-containing protein encodes MRPNLSISMMLATAVVGFQSNAQTVDTTDAQSKAEAIAQQKQSIALQISARYADLESSIKSQISEEHLSAPLNKLQSAQPYSAFSQKMQKADRSYRAMKGISEYSDSIMELRIADASMVKNWKEGQSPLFAFEPSGDDSNWQYIEAYDVYGQVHELDVYEMPDVPVLVVDSNGAEELRAGLMAMQAEMKRLGQDTELTTNDVAPKPVTKMGKMSRSVMAADVEPLNTTQLTKIRLNDDQEPWISGKAEVYAIITGVDPSRVEPEIDLVEMPYLDYDGQDYYPGQTMILWPRYRWGAVDMILMEQDDGTDYKELAKLLVKAAEEILKMIPDPEVQGYAIIAQITGKIIDVIPDGLLTNDDDYVDVYYTLMQNTTYVDRPGAGGNAIATFKPVTISPTE; translated from the coding sequence ATGAGACCAAATCTATCTATCAGCATGATGCTTGCGACGGCAGTGGTTGGCTTCCAGTCGAATGCGCAGACTGTAGACACAACAGATGCTCAATCCAAGGCTGAGGCTATTGCACAACAGAAACAATCTATCGCACTACAAATCAGTGCTCGCTATGCGGATCTTGAATCTTCAATCAAGTCGCAAATTAGTGAAGAGCATCTCTCCGCACCTTTGAATAAACTACAGTCTGCTCAGCCATACTCTGCGTTTAGCCAGAAAATGCAAAAAGCGGATCGCAGTTATCGTGCAATGAAAGGGATTAGTGAGTACAGCGACTCAATAATGGAGCTACGCATTGCGGATGCTTCTATGGTGAAAAACTGGAAAGAGGGTCAAAGCCCACTGTTTGCATTCGAGCCATCGGGTGATGACTCTAATTGGCAATATATCGAAGCGTATGATGTTTATGGCCAAGTTCATGAGTTGGACGTCTATGAGATGCCTGATGTGCCTGTACTGGTTGTGGACAGTAATGGTGCAGAAGAGCTGCGTGCTGGCTTGATGGCCATGCAAGCTGAGATGAAGCGTTTAGGTCAGGATACCGAGCTCACAACCAATGATGTAGCGCCTAAGCCCGTTACAAAGATGGGCAAAATGAGCCGCTCGGTCATGGCTGCTGATGTTGAGCCTCTTAATACCACTCAGTTGACTAAAATTCGTTTGAATGACGACCAAGAGCCTTGGATTTCAGGCAAAGCTGAAGTCTACGCCATTATTACTGGTGTCGATCCAAGTCGCGTTGAGCCAGAAATTGATTTAGTCGAAATGCCTTACCTTGATTACGATGGTCAAGACTATTATCCAGGGCAGACTATGATCCTTTGGCCGCGCTATCGTTGGGGCGCTGTTGACATGATTCTGATGGAACAAGATGACGGCACTGACTATAAAGAGCTTGCTAAATTGTTGGTGAAAGCGGCAGAAGAAATTCTGAAAATGATCCCAGATCCAGAAGTTCAAGGCTACGCCATTATTGCTCAGATTACTGGTAAGATCATCGATGTGATTCCTGATGGCTTACTAACCAACGATGATGACTATGTCGATGTTTATTACACCTTGATGCAGAATACAACATATGTTGATCGTCCTGGGGCTGGTGGTAATGCCATCGCCACCTTCAAACCAGTGACCATTTCACCGACGGAATAA